From a single Botrytis cinerea B05.10 chromosome 4, complete sequence genomic region:
- the Bcstc4 gene encoding Bcstc4 has product MAQIMTSAESLPEFSISFNWEFQKNDGIHQDSRSPPPVSLSSTTKSQIDLKRVTEPKDLPYISPIEYVHDPVPEVPCHLTKLPPLPFPQYASTDCQYTSVNSVRVNPRAAGLPYRSRFELIRASKHWKANVDETKKMLELIIADHSSTSVGMRDGLTLAGLAKKELRPGLEHRVVLATSYMYPNANERRARIIAATMMLLFIYDDKMEETPEGLSFTNSREQFLDYFKKENDVMASDSTTSDFQRHLKSTMSAIADEDEISGNGGKEMIEAMIGGFRCVHPNGEFQSLEEYLSFRRLNVGAQYVIAAAKFTIKSSVDVDDPRFARYLRLIGDHLGIINDMASYEKECRARKEGRHQNMVNIVAVFQHLRSLPSSAEAKVAAYTYQLQVESWIIEEVEMLAARGDLTDEEWWFIEAVFMTATGNAFFCMTSSRYGGDAAKLT; this is encoded by the exons ATGGCTCAAATTATGACTTCAGCTGAATCCTTACCAGAGTTTTCGATCTCTTTTAACTGggaatttcaaaagaatgacGGAATACATCAGGATTCCCGATCACCACCGCCTGTCTCGCTCTCATCGACAACCAAAAGCCAGATAGACTTAAAGAGAGTCACCGAACCGAAAGATCTTCCTTATATTTCTCCCATAGAATATGTTCATGATCCAGTACCAGAGGTACCCTGCCATCTTACCAAATTGCCGCCCCTTCCTTTTCCACAGTACGCTTCAACAGATTGTCAATATACAAGCGTAAATAGCGTACGCGTGAATCCTCGCGCTGCAGGACTTCCATATCGTTCGAGATTCGAGCTCATCCGCGCAAGCAAGCACTGGAAAGCTAATGTCGACGAGACTAAGAAAATGCTTGAGCTGATCATTGCGGACCATTCCAGCACGAGTGTGGGGATGAGGGATGGGTTGACCCTGGCCGGGCTTGCCAAGAAAGAGCTGCGACCGGGATTGGAACATCGGGTGGTGCTTGCGACATCTTACATGTACCCCAATGCAAATGAGAGACGAGCCAGAATAATCGCCGCAACAATGATGTTGCTTTTTATTTATGACG ATAAAATGGAAGAAACGCCGGAAGGACTATCA TTCACAAACTCGAGAGAGCAATTTCTTGACTAtttcaagaaagagaatgatgTGATGGCATCGGATTCAACCACCAGCGATTTTCAGCGTCACTTAAAGTCTACCATGAGTGCTATAGCGGATGAAGACGAGATATCAGGTAATGGCGGAAAAGAGATGATCGAAGCAATGATTGGAGGATTCCGATGCGTTCATCCAAACGGAGAGTTCCAGTCGTTGGAAGAGTATTTGAGCTTTCGACGCTTGAACGTGGGTGCACA atatgTCATTGCGGCCGCAAAGTTCACAATTAAATCTAGTGTAGATGTGGATGACCCCCGATTTGCCAGGTATCTAAGGTTAATTGGCGACCACCTTGGGATCATAAATGACATGGCTTCTTACGAGAAGGAATGTAGAGCCCGAAAGGAGGGTAGGCACCAGAATATGGTAAATATTGTGGCAGTTTTCCAGCATTTGAGATCACTCCCAAGTAGTGCGGAAGCAAAGGTGGCAGCGTATACGTATCAACTGCAAGTGGAATCGTGGATAATAGAGGAAGTTGAGATGTTAGCAGCTCGCGGAGACCTGACAGATGAGGAATGGTGGTTTATTGAAGCAGTCTTCATGACAGCAACTGGAAACGCCTTTTTTTGTATGACAAGCTCGCGGTATGGAGGAGATGCTGCCAAGCTGACGTAG
- the Bcgus1 gene encoding Bcgus1 codes for MKSEELSQLATNLAPLDFKAIEPHLIALDKHLTLRSYIDGYTITDLDSKIWVTLRTNRVAAAFLKKGTSLNLVRWYQFIEQTHPEIQEEIKLKDEAEKAKKTAASKAGASYNIALPNTEKGVVTRFPPEPSGYLHIGHAKAALLNDYFAHELYKGTLLLRFDDTNPSKEKQEFQDSIIEDLALMGVKPDKKSHTSDYFEELYQYGLRIIKEGNAYADDTDQQTMREQRMDGIASKNRDKSVEDNLAIFEEMKNGTEAGKKFCIRAKMSVDNPNKAMRDPVIYRCPNDDPETGGPLPHHRTGTTWKMYPTYDFACPIVDSLEGVTHALRTTEYNDRNPQYQWFITKLNLTPVHMWEFARMNFVRVFLSKRKLAKMVDAGRVWGWDDPRMPTIRGVRRRGMTIPALRDFILKQGPSRNIVTMDWTNFWASNKKEIDPIAPRHTGVDIKDQVKAVVINGPESPYTEDKPKHGKNPKVGMKKVTYSKNLILDQEDVKLFKEGEEITLMNWGNAFVRKINGSGPITDIELELHLEGDVKKTEKKVTWLSSDQNLVPAEVYEFDYMITKDKLEEDDNWEDFLTPDSAHKTDQLCDSNVADLKEDDIIQLERKGYFRVDRAAKDGKPAVMFGIPTGKTK; via the exons ATGAAGTCCGAAGAATTGTCTCAACTGGCGACGAATCTAGCTCCGCTAGACTTCAAAGCCATCGAGCCACATTTAATCGCCTTGGATAAGCATCTTACCCTTCGTTCATATATTGACGGGTACACGATCACTGATTTGGACTCAAAAATATGGGTCACCCTTCGCACAAACAGAGTTGCTGCTGCTTTCTTAAAGAAGGGAACTTCTCTCAATCTTGTCAGATGGTATCAATTCATCGAGCAAACACATCCAGAGATTCAAGAGGAGATTAAGCTTAAGGATGAGGCCgagaaggcaaagaagaCAGCTGCTAGCAAGGCGGGAGCAAGCTACAACATAGCTTTGCCCAACACTGAGAAGGGCGTTGTTACTAGATTTCCACCAGAGCCATC TGGATATCTTCACATCGGTCACGCAAAGGCTGCCCTTCTCAATGACTATTTCGCACACGAGCTTTACAAGGGCACACTTCTCCTCCGATTTGACGATACCAACCCTTCAAAAGAGAAACAAGAATTCCAAGATTCTATTATCGAGGATTTAGCACTCATGGGCGTTAAGCCAGACAAGAAGAGTCATACTAGCGATTACTTTGAAGAGTTATATCAATATGGACTGAGAATCATCAAAGAGGGTAACGCTTACGCAGATGATACAGATCAGCAGACCATGAGGGAACAACGAATGGATGGTATTGCAAGCAAGAATAGAGATAAGAGTGTTGAAGATAACCTCGCCATATtcgaagagatgaagaacgGCACAGAAGCAGGAAAGAAGTTCTGTATCCGAGCGAAGATGTCTGTAGACAACCCAAATAAGGCAATGCGCGACCCTGTCATCTACCGATGCCCCAATGACGATCCTGAAACTGGTGGCCCCTTGCCCCATCACCGCACCGGTACTACTTGGAAGATGTATCCTACCTATGATTTCGCATGCCCAATCGTCGATTCTCTCGAAGGAGTTACACACGCCTTGAGAACAACCGAGTACAATGACAGAAATCCCCAATATCAATGGTTTATCACCAAGTTGAACCTTACACCAGTACACATGTGGGAATTCGCTCGCATGAACTTCGTTCGAGTCTTCCTCTCAAAACGTAAATTGGCCAAGATGGTTGATGCTGGAAGAGTCTGGGGTTGGGATGATCCTCGTATGCCTACAATCCGTGGAGTTCGAAGAAGGGGTATGACAATTCCCGCTTTGAGAGATTTTATCTTGAAGCAGGGACCAAGTAGAAATATTGTAACCATGGATTGGACCAATTTCTGGGCCTCGAACAAGAAGGAAATCGATCCAATTGCACCAAGACACACAGGTGTCGATATCAAGGATCAAGTAAAGGCAGTTGTCATCAATGGTCCAGAGTCCCCGTACACCGAAGACAAGCCTAAGCATGGAAAGAACCCCAAGGTCGGAATGAAGAAGGTCACATATAGCAAAAACCTCATTCTTGATCAAGAGGATGTCAAGTTATTTaaagaaggcgaagaaaTTACTCTCATGAACTGGGGTAATGCATTCGTGCGCAAAATCAACGGCTCTGGTCCAATTACAGACATTGAGCTGGAATTACACTTGGAGGGCGACGTTAAGAAAACTGAGAAGAAAGTCACCTGGTTATCCTCCGACCAAAATCTTGTTCCAGCAGAAGTGTACGAATTTGACTACATGATTACTAAGGACAAgttggaggaagatgatAACTGGGAGGATTTCCTCACACCAGATTCTGCTCACAAGACAGATCAGCTATGCGATAGCAATGTGGCCGATCTTAAAGAGGATGATATTATTCAGTTGGAGAGAAAGGGGTATTTCAGAGTTGATAGAGCGGCTAAGGATGGAAAGCCAGCCGTGATGTTCGGTATCCCTACTGGAAAGACGAAGTGA
- the Bcmrpl1 gene encoding Bcmrpl1: MAAPGLCLAQMSRLSLSTARHTLLHAPKASIPIVQVRHKGFKERILSKKEKSGALTGPTKSFSKRKTTEKKKKKPRTTYRQYDPKDAETFTLCEAMRYLRAFEVGRPPNSSKYEIHLKMKSLKNGPVVRNRLRLPHPVKTDLRICVICPPDSKYAESAKAAGATLVGEEEIFEAVKAGRIEFDRCICQTDSLAKMNKAGLGRVLGPRGLMPSAKTGTVVKDPSLVLKDLIGGAEYRERLGVVRMAVGQLGFTPEEMQRNVKAFIEAVKKDMAQLSDKINKEMVEVVLSSTNGPGFILNGEFRDLNSSLTPRDLSTS, translated from the exons ATGGCAGCTCCAGGATTATGCCTAGCTCAAATGAGCAGGCTGTCTTTGTCTACTGCGCGACATACCTTACTTCATGCACCAAAAGCCTCAATACCTATAGTTCAAGTGCGACACAAGGGCTTCAAAGAGAGGATTCTTTCCAAGAAGGAGAAGTCGGGCGCTCTTACTGGACCAACCAAATCGTTTTCTAAAAGGAAGAcaacagaaaagaaaaagaagaagccaaGAACTACATATCGACAATATGACCCAAAAGATGCGGAAACATTCACCTTGTGTGAAGCCATGCG ATATCTTAGAGCATTCGAAGTTGGAAGACCTCCAAATTCTTCCAAATACGAGATACATCTGAAGATGAAATCACTTAAGAACGGTCCCGTCGTACGAAATCGATTAAGGCTTCCACACCCAGTCAAAACTGATTTAAGGATATGCGTCATTTGCCCTCCAGATTCGAAATACGCGGAATCTGCCAAAGCAGCCGGAGCGACACTagttggagaagaggagatatTTGAAGCCGTCAAGGCTGGCCGGATCGAGTTCGATCGATGTATTTGTCAAACGGATTCCCTTGCGAAAATGAATAAAGCTGGATTGGGTCGGGTTTTGGGTCCTCGAGGACTGATGCCCAGCGCGAAGACGGGTACCGTTGTGAAAGATCCAAGCTTGGTCTTGAAGGATCTGATTGGAGGCGCTGAATATAGAGAACGTCTAGGTGTTGTAAGAATGGCGGTCGGTCAACTCGGTTTCACACCAGAGGAAATGCAACGAAATGTCAAGGCCTTCATCGAGGCCGTAAAGAAGGATATGGCACAATTAAGTGACAAGATCAACAAAGAGATGGTCGAAGTAGTTTTGAGCTCTACAAATGGCCCTGGGTTCATTCTTAATGGGGAGTTCAGAGATCTCAATTCGAGTTTGACCCCTCGAGACTTATCGACTTCATAA